A genome region from Arachidicoccus soli includes the following:
- a CDS encoding radical SAM protein has product MPLDQSPYLLYSDGEGNIFEDTTLYVMGRAGWDAFPIPQEDWIELPEGGNLYELPGRRGIGIDVKTGEMRLCEKGWAVAAFIPPAHTGLFLSAYETTEDNAPTLPLFCYTAAGWLNEKFYVPAVRIEQDIRQECAGYNDDKVANGAVELLKHYPENRLVKHLMDNCCNTYHCPAARNFALGRWECPVPASPACNANCVGCISFQPEEETIVSTQDRLTFKPTPEEIVEFTVPHLLNAPFPIVSFGQGCEGEPLLMWEVIRKAIIEIRKHTDKGSININTNGSKPDAVKALCEVGLNSIRVSLNSAQKHIYTKYYLPNNYEFEDIVESLKVVKSYGGWTSINYFVFPGMTDSEAEYEALRTLIKETNLDMIQWRNFNIDPDWYLGHIGVTESFEMMGIKQLMELIHEEFPHVKFGYYNPPIERIKGEYEEDFAHH; this is encoded by the coding sequence ATGCCTTTAGATCAATCTCCTTATTTATTATATTCTGATGGAGAAGGGAATATTTTTGAAGATACTACGCTGTATGTGATGGGACGTGCGGGCTGGGATGCTTTTCCTATTCCACAGGAAGACTGGATAGAACTACCGGAAGGGGGTAATCTATATGAACTTCCGGGTAGGCGGGGTATTGGCATAGATGTAAAAACTGGAGAGATGCGACTTTGTGAAAAAGGTTGGGCGGTAGCAGCATTTATTCCCCCAGCGCATACAGGTTTGTTTTTATCAGCTTATGAAACAACGGAAGACAATGCGCCCACATTACCTTTATTTTGTTACACAGCCGCCGGTTGGCTCAACGAAAAATTTTATGTCCCTGCTGTAAGAATAGAACAAGATATTCGGCAGGAATGTGCAGGATATAATGATGATAAGGTAGCGAATGGCGCAGTTGAACTATTAAAGCATTACCCTGAGAATCGTTTGGTAAAACACCTCATGGATAACTGTTGCAATACTTATCACTGCCCGGCAGCACGAAATTTTGCTTTAGGTCGCTGGGAGTGTCCGGTACCGGCTTCGCCTGCATGCAATGCCAATTGTGTAGGCTGTATTTCATTTCAACCAGAAGAAGAAACCATCGTTTCAACTCAAGACCGATTGACTTTTAAACCCACTCCAGAAGAGATAGTAGAATTTACTGTACCGCATTTATTAAATGCCCCTTTCCCGATTGTAAGTTTTGGACAAGGTTGCGAAGGTGAACCGCTTTTAATGTGGGAAGTGATTCGTAAAGCCATTATTGAAATACGTAAACATACCGATAAGGGTAGTATTAATATAAATACCAATGGCTCTAAACCTGATGCCGTGAAAGCCTTGTGCGAAGTAGGTTTGAATAGTATTCGTGTGAGTCTCAATTCAGCGCAGAAACATATTTATACCAAATATTATCTGCCAAACAATTATGAATTCGAAGATATTGTTGAAAGCCTTAAAGTTGTGAAAAGCTATGGTGGATGGACTAGCATCAACTATTTTGTTTTCCCCGGAATGACTGACTCAGAAGCCGAATATGAAGCATTACGTACATTGATTAAAGAAACCAATCTGGACATGATTCAGTGGCGCAATTTTAATATTGATCCGGACTGGTACTTGGGACATATAGGTGTAACTGAATCCTTCGAGATGATGGGCATAAAGCAGTTAATGGAATTGATTCATGAAGAGTTTCCACACGTGAAGTTTGGATATTACAATCCACCAATTGAAAGAATTAAGGGTGAGTATGAAGAGGATTTTGCACATCACTAA
- a CDS encoding alpha-hydroxy acid oxidase has protein sequence MKLNYIPKYPSVDDLRKKAKKRIPNFAFEYLDGGCNEDVNIKKNTDDIRKVELVPNYLKPRKEVDMKTELFGHVYDAPFGISPVGLQGLMWPGAPEILAKAAKAANIPFVLSTVTTASIETTMEITEGKAWFQLYHPAKEPVRDSVLNRAQDAGCEVLVLLCDVPVFGWRPRDIRFGLAMPPRMTLNNIIQIMTHPNWALSTLFHGQPAFETMKQYMPKNLNMKQLGKFMNDTFNGVLNEEKIKPIRDIWKGKIVLKGVSSKADMDMSVKLGLDGVILSNHGGRQLDAAQSSIATLKEFAPLYKDKIKIMMDSGLRGGPDIARTLAEGADFTFMGRAFMYGAAALGKKGGDHTINILKTQLWQVMNQIGCDKVADLPQYLKK, from the coding sequence ATGAAACTGAACTATATCCCAAAATATCCGTCGGTTGACGATTTAAGAAAAAAAGCAAAAAAAAGAATTCCCAATTTTGCATTTGAATATTTAGATGGAGGCTGCAACGAAGATGTAAATATCAAAAAGAATACAGATGATATTCGTAAGGTAGAACTGGTTCCCAACTATCTTAAGCCTCGCAAAGAGGTAGATATGAAGACGGAGTTGTTTGGTCATGTATACGATGCGCCATTCGGCATCTCTCCTGTAGGATTGCAAGGACTGATGTGGCCGGGTGCTCCGGAGATTTTGGCAAAAGCGGCGAAAGCAGCAAATATACCTTTTGTACTTAGCACCGTTACAACTGCCAGTATTGAAACGACGATGGAGATTACCGAAGGGAAGGCTTGGTTTCAACTCTATCACCCTGCTAAAGAACCAGTAAGAGATAGTGTGCTAAACAGAGCGCAAGATGCGGGCTGCGAAGTATTGGTATTGCTTTGCGATGTACCTGTATTTGGTTGGCGCCCACGCGATATTCGTTTTGGATTAGCGATGCCGCCCCGTATGACTTTGAATAATATTATTCAAATAATGACACATCCTAACTGGGCTTTGAGCACTTTGTTTCATGGACAACCTGCCTTTGAAACGATGAAACAGTATATGCCCAAAAACCTTAACATGAAACAGTTGGGCAAGTTTATGAATGATACTTTTAATGGGGTATTGAACGAAGAGAAAATAAAACCCATCCGCGACATATGGAAAGGTAAGATTGTCCTCAAAGGCGTTTCTTCAAAAGCAGATATGGATATGTCTGTTAAGCTGGGATTAGATGGTGTTATCCTTTCGAACCATGGTGGAAGACAATTAGATGCGGCGCAGTCTTCTATAGCTACCTTAAAGGAATTTGCTCCTTTATATAAAGATAAAATTAAAATAATGATGGATAGTGGCTTGCGCGGCGGTCCGGATATTGCACGCACACTTGCTGAAGGTGCCGACTTTACATTTATGGGACGCGCTTTTATGTATGGTGCTGCTGCATTAGGTAAAAAAGGCGGAGACCATACCATCAATATATTAAAAACACAACTTTGGCAAGTAATGAATCAAATTGGTTGCGATAAAGTTGCTGACTTACCCCAATACTTGAAAAAATAA